In Thermoanaerobacterium xylanolyticum LX-11, the genomic window TAACTATAGTATAAATAATCGTATTCCTAACTGCATCCATGAAACCAATTCTTAATGTACTAGACGGATCAAATAATATTGTATAAAAATTTTTTAATCCAATAAAAGGAGCATGTAAAAATTTTAATAGTGTATACTGATTTAAGTTTAGCAAAGAAATATATAATCCTTCTACCATCGGAATAAAATGTATCATAAGCATAGCGATAATAGCAGGTAAAATTAGTAAATAAGCCAGTTTATTCTTTTTGAAATTTTGTTTAATATACTCCAAATTATTCAACTCCTTTACAACAGGAGTATTATTGCAATCAGCAATAATACTCCCTAAAAATTTTTATTATTTTGCTTGTTGCAATACTCCGTCTACCTCTTCAGCAGCTTTATTCATTTCATCAGCTATCATATTCTGATTAAATGGTCCCTTTACACCAGCTACATCGTCCCACACATTGCCTAAATGTGTTAGTAAAATATTTTCTATTTGTCCCCATGCAGGTACTGCAGGATAAGAACGACCATATTGAGCAATCTCTTTAAATACCGCCATATTAGGATCTGATGTTATATAAGGATCATCAAGCGCTTCTTTCAAAGCAGGAAGCATACCTGTTACTTTTGCATAATTTACTTGTGCATCTTTTGTTACAAGATATTTAACCAAATCGTAAGCTTCTTTTTTATGTGTCGATGCTTTAAATATTGCCAGATCGCTACCGCCAAAGAAAGAATATCTCCCAGCAGGCCCTTCTGGCAAATTAGCAACTGCATAATTTTTAGCTGCTATAGTATCTGCTAATCCACCTTTATCAGCCGGCGTTGAAAAATTCTTAACTAACCAAGGACCTGAAAAGGTTATTGCAAATTGTCCTTTTGCAAAAAGGCTTTCAACATCAGCACTATTTTTCTCAAGTACAGCTTTAGGCACTAATCCTTGTAGCGCAAGACCTGTGTAAAAATCTATTCCCTTCAAAGCTGCTTGGCTATTAAACACAGCATGTTTATTGTCAGGCGATAAATAATCCCCACCTGCGCCCCATATCCATGCAGCAAAATTATGCACTACATTCCAGTCATTTTTACCAGGTATACCTATAGCAGCTATCTTTTGACCATTAATGTCCATATTGTTAATCTTTTTAGCAGCATCTAAAAAAGAATCCCATGTTGCAAAAGCTTGTTTCGGATCTATTCCAGCTTTTTCAAATACATCTGTCCTATAAAATATCCCCCTCGTATCGACGAACCAAGGTACTGCAGACGTTTTACCAGAATCTTTAATACCCGTTGAACTCCACGCTGCAGGTAAAAAAGCACTTGCTCCGCCTAAATCAGAAACTTTATCTGTCAAATCTTCAAGTGCACCCATTGAAGCGATAGCAGGAACCCACGTCGTACCAAGCTGCAAAACATCAGGCCCTATGCCACTTGTTGCTGCCGTAGTAATTTTTGTCCATGCGGATCCCCAATCTATAACTGTCACTTTTATGTTGATATTAGGATGAGCATCTGTAAATGGTTTTACGACGTTTAAAAAGTCACTAGCACTTTGAGCACTATTAGGCATAATCCATACTTGTAAAGTAACTTTTTCAGATGATGTGCTTTTAGATTGATCATTATTGCTGCTGGTGGTTTTTGTTGATGAATTACCACAGCCAGCTAAACTTCCTAATGCCAGCATTAATACTAGCAACATAGCAATAACTTTTTTGTTCATGCAAATAACCCCCTCAAAATATATTAACACGTGTTAATAATTATTTATAATAAAGGTAATACCTTTATTATGCATATTTAGACAAAAATCTGCTTAAAATTAGTTTAAAATCACTTAAAGCCATTAATAATTATATGTATTAACAATATATAATAATACGCAACATTCGATTTATTTTTATTGTTTGTAAACACGTGTTTATTTTAAATGTTTACAAACTTTTCACTTTTATTATACAATATATTTTTTGCATTGTCAATAGTAAACATCAAACCCAAACTAATCAATAATTTTTTTGCACGAATCTCTTTCTATCAATTTTGCTGATACAAGAAATTTTGCCACAATGCTTGATTCACCTTCAATCGATTTAACTAAATTCTCTACACATAACTCTGCCATTTGCAATAGTGAAACACTCATTGTTGTTAATGATGGCTTTACATATCGAGATATAGTAATATCATCAAACCCAATAATCGAAACATCTTCAGGTACAGCATATTCTAATTCTTGAAGTGCTTGCATAGCACCTATTGCCATTTGGTCATTTGCCGCAAAAATTGCAGTTGGTTTTACTTTTTTAAACAATTTATGTATTGCGTTATATCCACTTTCTTCAACAAAATTACCTTTCACAATATAGTGTGCATCGTAAGTAATATCAGCTTCTTTTAATGCTTTTTTATATCCTTCTAATCGTGCAAAGCCTGACAGTTTATCCAAATCGCCTGTTATATGAGCAATTTCTTTATGTCCTAAGTTTATGAGATATTTGGTCGCTTCATAAGATCCATTTAAGTTGTCCATATTTACAATAATACTTTTATTGAATACTTCATCTTCTTCTTTTATTTCTTGATCTACAATTGCTATCTTGAATCCTTCCTCGATAAGACTTTTTATTTCAGGATCACTATTTCTCACACCAACAAATATAGCACCACTGATAGTTTTGTTATAAAAAATCTCCTTTACTTTTTTATAATCCTTAACTTTAAAAACCGTTGTTATAAGAACATTATAGCCAATTCTATTTGCAAAATCTACTACTGCAGTAGTAAACGGTCCAAAATATACGTTATCGTATATTCTATGTATTTCTGAATCTTTTTTTATATCAACTATGACAAGGCCTATTGTTTTAGATGTTTTGCCCCTCAACATTCTTGCTGATGCGTGTGGAACATAATTGTATTCTTTAATAACTTTTAATACTTTTTCTCTTGTATCAGGAGGTACATTTGGGTAATTATTTATTACTCTTGAAACAGTACTGCGTGAAACACCTGCAATTTTTGCTATTTCTTTGCTATTCATATTTATTTCTCCTCTAAAAATCAATAAAATTATAAACTCGTGTTTATATTTTATTATAACACAAATTCTATTTAATAAAAAGCATCTCCATTATTATCTATTAAGAATGTATAAATAGCAACTGCCAACAGCTTCTTACGAAGTGTTGGCAGTTGAAATGATTATATGTTTCCGCTTTTCTCTAATAAGCCGTATATGATAGCTGCTGCTTCTGCTCTCGTAGCTACACCTTTAGGTGCAAATACATTGTTAGGTTCTCCATTTACTATTCCTAATTTCGCTGCATTTGCTACTACATTCCTTGCCCAGTCGCTTATGGATTTGTCATCGCTAAATGATGTAGCACCTATGTTTTCTTCTTTGTACTGTGTCAGCATCTCGTATGCTCTCATTGCTATTGCTGTCATCTCTTCTCTTGTTATATTGTCATTGGGCCTTGCGTTCTTTCCGTCACCTTCTATTATTCCTGCTTTGTATGCTGCTTCTATTGCGTTTGCATACCAGTCTCCGCTCTTAACATCACTAAATTCTCCATTGTATGTTTCTTCTTTTATGTTTAAAAGCCTCAGTATCATTGCTGTGAATTCTGCTCTCGTCACTGTCTTATTGGGTTCATACTGAGTGTCTGTCATTCCTTCTACTATATGCCTTGATGCTAATACTTCTATTACGTCTTTCGCCCAATTGTCTTTTATGTCATTAAACGTCTTGTCGTACTCAAATGCTGCATATTGCGAGAAGTGCGTCGCATTGAATGTTATTGTTCTAGATGACACGTCTACTTTTCCACCCACGTATTCCCATTGATTTGTCGTTGGGTTGTAGTAGTAAACTGCTACTTTTCTTGGATCGTTAGCTTTTGATATATTTAATGTTACTTCTACTGGTTTTGCCAATGCTACATTTCCACTGCTATTACCTATTGTTATGTCTACTACATTAGAAAGCGGCATATAGTTTGTTACATTAGGCTTTCCATTGTCTTTTATAGATACATTGACGCCGTTTTGTATCTGGTTTTGGTTAAGTGCATCTTTTGTAAGTGCTATTGATGCGTTATCTGATTTTATGACGATGTCTTTGCCGTTAGCAGCACTTGTATCTAAAATGTCTTTGGAAATCTGCACGACTTTTTGCTGTCCTTGGCCTATTGTAGTTATGTCAAATACTACTTTCTTGTCTTTTGAATTTATTATCAGGTCTTTAGCTTTTCCTGCATCAAGCGTCAATGTAATAATGTTACCATTCTTATTGACTGCTCCAATTGTATTGTTTGTATTGTTTGTATTGTTTGTATTGTTTGTATTGCTGCTATTGACGCTTGTAGTACTTGTTGTGCTTGTACTTGTGCTTTCAGTGTTATTATTCCCTGCACTGCTTGAATTACTTCCACTACCATCACTATTATTTTCTGGTTTTGTTTCTGCATTTGGATCAACCACTTCAATTTGTATTTCATCAAAATATAAATCAGAAGGCACTATATTATATCCATCTACTTTCCCAATCTCAAATACAAGTTTTGCATTTGTATCTGTAGAATTATCCATTTTAAAGGTTACTTCATACTCTTTTGTATCTTTTGTTATGTCAAAGGTCTTTTTAGGCATATATTCTATAAACCATGGATCCGAATTAAGTGGTTTACCTATCACAACATTTATCTTTCTATCTTCATTCGCTCTTCCTTTAAAGGAAATTTTATAAGTTTTCCCATCTATAAGGGTAATTCCTTCCCTGTATATCTGAGGATCCCAAGAGTCATTTCCTATAGATGTAACATGAACCTTTAATTCTCCGTTTTCTATTGTCATTTGTGCATTGTTCCCTGCTGATGCTGAAGACCAGTATTTCCAATAATTTAATGCAGAATTGTCATTAAATTGTCCTTCAGGTAGCAATTTGTCACCTATTTTTTGTGCTGGTGTCTCTGTCTCTGATTGAATTTCATTAGAAATTTCCTCAGGCACATCGCTCTCAAAATAACCGTTATTCTCCGAAACCTCAGCTATCGATATATTGTCCATTGTAACAACATGACTCATATTAGTTGGATTTTTGCCACCTGGCTCCATGTTGCCTAAACCTATAACTAAGTCTATGTCTGACCTCGTAGAATCCATCTCAAAATCAAATGTGTAATTTTTCATTGTTGTAGTTAAAGGAATATATTTTTCTAAATGTCCGAAATATCCACTGTCTTCAATTTTTATAAATATATCACGAGGCTCTGTAGATTTAGCATCAAAAGATACTCTGTAAATTTTACCACTTTCTAATTCCATAGGTGCCTGTTTTATTTGAATGCTCCAAAACTGATTTCCGATATTATTAATCTCTGCCTTTAATTGGCCTGATGATGTTGTTATATTCCCCGTTCCACCTTCACCAATCCAATTTGTCCATTCATTTAAATCATCAGAAAAATCTCCATTTTTTATTAAATTAGGCGATATTTCAATATAAGCTAATTCTATATTTTCAGCATTTATTTCAATATTATTATTACCTTCATTTAAATACACTTGTTTTGTCACTATGGCAGCTTTATCGTTAGTAATATATGTGGGAATTTCATAAGTTTTATCAGATACAATAAGTTTAAGACTGCTATTTTCTTGTGCTTTCATTAACTTAAATGAAACTACATAGTTGCTGTTTTTTGGTATATTTACATCAAATTTTGCTTTACCATTCTGTGTAAAACCAACCATTTCGTTTCCAATTTGCGCATTTTCAAGATCATAAAATTGATCTGGAAAAACAGTCACAAAGCTTGAAGGTGATACTTCTTTCATAGAAATATTATCAAGTCCTATGTTGACATTGGATCCTCCAAATTCAATTACAAACTTAGGTTTACAACCATTAGAAAAACTTTTATTAGTTGTAAGGTTAATCCTATAATCATCCCAGTCAGATGAAAGTTTTAAAACTTTTACATCTGATATTGGATTATAATCTTGGTCAGACAAATATACTTTTATTTCTCTCGGTGAATCAAAAGCTTTTGCTTTTAAATCTAAAAGGTAAGTAGAGCTACTTTTTACTTTTAAGTTTGATTGTACTAATTTTATATCTGCAAAGTCTTTACCACCATCTGTAATTACTGATTTGAAGTACCTATCATCAGGTAATGAACCTATTTCATAAGAAGCACCAGTATTTTCTAAATTTATAAATTCCCAGGCTGCAAACCTGTCATCTCCTTGATCAAAAGTTCCATTATATATTAGATTTCCATTAGGAAGTGGTTCTTTAATAGCATTAGGATCCAAGAAATTATACTCTTCTAATCTCACATTATTTATATAAACAGGTAACGTACTCAAACCTACATTAAATTCTAATCGCGAATTTACATAGGTATCATTTTGCATTGTAAACAAATAAGAATAATTCTTCCAATTGCTATCTAATGTGAAAGTTTGTAGAGCATAGTCTATCCATGTATTACCATCATCCCCACCTCCACTTGATAGTTTGGTTTCAATCGTACGCTGTCCATCACTTTTTGCATCAAACGAAAGCTTATATGTCTTACCCCTTATTAGACAAATAGGTCTTTGCATAAGCTGAACAGAATAAGTCTGACTACCACCATTTGTAATATTTATTTTTACACCTTGCCCTGTATTTTCAATAGTCCCATTACCACCAAATTGATCTAAATGTACAAACTGCCAATAGCTTGTATTAGGAACACTAGGTATTCCATATACATTATCAACAGTGGTGTTAAAACTCCCATTATAAATGAGGTTGCCATCATTTAATGGAGGTCGTGCATTCTCTGGATATGTTGCACTTGTATCAGATACTGGCTTTACAGCCTCTTTATACGCATCTTTTTGGTATACTTTTACATATTCAACTTCCATTTTTTGAGGAAAATAGTTAGCATCATTTGGAGGGTATCCCGGCCAATTACCTCCAACTGCCGCATTCAGTATTAAATAAAAATTTCTATCAAACGGAGCAGGATACGTATAGTCAAAAGCCTCATTCATTGAACGCGAAAACCAATCACTCGTTTGATAATACAAAACATCGTCAACATACCATCTAATTTCTCCTGGTTCCCATTCAAGTGCAAAAACATGGAAATCATCAGAAAATTTTTTACCATCTGGCAATGCATAATTTCCTCCACGATAAGTATGTGGATCACCATAATGAATAGTTCCGTATACTTTATTAGGTTCGTTTCCTAACAATTCCATTATATCTATTTCACCACAAGCAGGCCATCCCCCATATAGGTTCATGTCTTCTGGCATCATCCAAATAGCTGGCCACATGCCCTGCCCTTCAGGAAGTTTCGCCTTTACTTCTACTCTTCCATAAGTAAATGAAAACTTTCCTTGCGTCGTAAGTTTTGCCGAAGTATAAGGACTACCATTATAATTTTCTTTTCTTGCTTCAATAACTAATTTACCATTCTCAATTCTTGCATTATCAGGTCTATCAGTGTAATACTGCAATTCGTTATTTCCATATCCACCAGCGCCAATTGTAAAATTCCACTTGCTAGTATCTATGCTAGTATCTTTGCTAAAATCATCTTCCCATATAAGCTTCCATGTATCCTCTGTATTTTGATTATTAGGTATAGTATCAGCCATAGCAATTCTCGGCAAAAATGATATTATTAATACAAATACCATAAACACAGAGAACACTTTTTCTATACTTAATTTCATTTCTCAAATCCCCTTTTCTAAAATTATTTATCTTAATGATATTATTAAAAATAATTTATGACACTTTATTCATCTTCCTAAAACAGACTCCATTGATGCAGCTGTTATCACCGAATGTGCTAGGTTTGGGCAGTCAAGCCAACTCATCTACCAGGCTTGAGGTACACTGCATTTCAAAGATTAACTCGCATGCGATCATATTGTCTGCGGTTTGATCCGTGAAAAAATCGCACCATAAGCCTTATTATACGAGTTCTTAACCTATCCTTTATATTTTTTTCTCTTAATAACGTGCTTGGTAAAATTTTCTTAGCTATCATTGAATTTTTACTCCTGCTGATATTGCTTCCATGCCTCTTGTTGACCTCATAAACTTTAATGTGAAAATTGGCAATAGCGGACTCTCAAATACCATTTAATCGCCAAGACTTTAAAAGCGTTCTAACTAAGCTTACAGACTTCATCCTGATTTCGTTGAAGCAAACCATTTAGCCCTATTATCCTCGGCATTGGGGATTTTATTGCTGCTGGTATCATCGCTGAAATTGGAGATATCAAAAAGTTTAATATTGAAGCCGCTATTGCCAAATATGCCGACCTCATCTGGATATAAATATTAGTCTGGTAATTCCGATGCACTGTATACTTCTTTAGTTAAATGTTGTGATAAATACCTACAATACTATCTTATTGAAGCCACTAACTGTATTATGAGCAGGCAGTGAGATTTAAAGAGTACTACAACAAGAAGCATTGCCAGATACCTAAACACCACATAAACGTGCCCTATCGTAACTGTTAGAAAATTAATCCCTGTGATATTTACAATAGTATATAGGAGGAAGAAAACCCATCTTGACATTTTTGAATACTTATATTATTGCCCTAACTTTTTCAGTTTTTCTTCATATTTCATTTGCTGATATTTAAGAACCTTTTCATACCCATATTCCTCACGTTTTTTGAGAAAATTATTAAAAATTTTATCAAATTCTTCATCAGATCTTGCTAACAATAATTTAGGTAAAGTTTGACCCCACAATTGCGCAATTTTATTTGCTGCGACTCCTTCATCTGAGCTTCCAGTTGGACTTATTCGTCAAATGCAGCAAAGCTTACGGTCTTACCTTTTGTCCAATCTTCAAGTTGTTTAAAAGGCTCAGCTGTAGGTGGAACCCATTGCAGCATCATATTTGTATCCATTAGCATCCAATATTTAAAAGCTGCACCATATTTTTGATCGAATTGAGCACGATCTTTATTTAATAAATTAAGCACTTCTGGTTTAAACTGATCCTTTCCGTCAATAGTATCCCATGTTTGTCCTTTTATACCAAGGTAAAGATCTCTTTGTCCTTCTTCACTGACTAAATAACTTAAGAATCTAATTGCTCTAGCAGGATCTTTAACATTTTTCGAAATTAATGTTACTGTCCATCCAGATATTGAATCACCAGCTAATGTTGGAGGATCTAACTTAGAATTTGCTGGCCCATCAACTGCAATATAAATTTTATTTGGATCTTTGCTATACAGCGCTTGTTCCTGTTGAGTAAAATCACTTCTTTGATAAAGCATAGCAAAATAGCGTCCTTGAGCTATTTTTTCTTTTATCTGAGGATCTTTATCGATAAAGATATCTTTTGAGAGAAGACCCATTTCACTAGCCTTTCTTAATGTCTTTAACCATCTTATATATTCTGGATCAGTATAGCGATCATATAATTTCCCATCTTTAACCATAGGAATCGCTAAAAAGTTTTGTAAATAGCTTTCTAATGAATAATTACCTGTATCAGTAAATTCATGCAATCCCAGAGGAATTAAAGGTTGGCCATCAAACGTAGGAAACTTCTCCTTAGCTGCTTTCAACGCATTAAGAAATCCTTCCGGTGTACGCATATCTGGGCTTCCAATTGCTTCATAAATATCTTTTCTAACCACAAAAGTTTGGTTAGATGGTTTTAAATCTTTGTATTTGGCAAAATCCTTAGGTGAAGAAGAAGCATTAGGATATTTACAAACATTTCTATCGTCCTGTTTATACCATGCTAATTTTTCTGGATCTGCTACCTTAAAAAAATATATATCATATTTTTCAGCTAGCTTATTTAATGGTAAAACTAATTGTCCTTCTATCATCTTCTTTACAGCATCTTCCCACCAACCTAAAGTGATAAAATCTGGTAATTGTCCAGAAGCAATCATTGTATTCAATTTTTCTTGTTCATTACCTGCCGGAACTATAAAATTAATGTTTACACCTGTTTTCTTAGTTACATATTTTGAAACAGCATCTTCACCCCATTTTGCATTAAACCACGAAAAATTTACATACCAATCGAAAGTAATAGGTGAAGTATCCAATTTCCAGCCAGGCTCATCCTTAATTGCAGTTTTTTGGTCCGTTTTTTGAGTTTCAGTAGCTTTATTGGATTGTTCATTTGTAGATACACTTCTGCTGCTACACCCGGTAAATGAAGTCAATAAAAGCGAAAAAAGTATCAGAAACACTAAAATTTTGACTGAATTTTTTTGCCATTATCTCTTCCTCCTTCTTAATAATGAATATTCTCGGCAACTTCTGTTGCCTGATATATCTGAATTTCAGGAGACATATTTTAAATTTATCCCCCAAAATTTCATTCTGAAATCCTTTTCCGATTTCCAATTCATTTACATCTTTATTTACATTGTAAAATTTTTTCTTTATATTTCCCTTTATTTAACATATATGGTTACATTCTATCTTGACTTTTTTAAATCGCCCCAATAATCGAAATGGATGGTGTTTTTACCATACTACTTGTTATTGAGGTGATTTTATGTTGGGCGCATGGCGTTCGCATCCTGATTATAAGTCTTTCCTTGTCGAAAATATTCAACCCATTTATGCTTCAGATAAAAATCGTGTCATTCAATTTTCTGAAGCTTTATCTAAACTCTATAATTTAGATCTTGATGTTCTTAAACCTGTACTGGAACCTTATTACTCTAATACTGGTTCTCCAGCCAAAAATCAGCCTGAAGTTTTTCGGTCTTTTGTACTTATGTCTCTTCTTAAATGTCACAGTATTACTAAATGGGTTTACATGCTTCATCATGATTACCTTTTGTGTTACATGATTGGCGTGTCTCCTGATAATATTCCTGGTGTCGGTACTCATTATGACTTGATTAACAGGTTATGGCTTGAGGATCCTGATATTGAAAAAGACCGACAGGATTCTCTCCATCCTTTTAAACGCAAACCACGTAAAAAACTTGCTAAAAATCAGAAGCTTCCACCACGCCACCCTGGTATTATACAGAAATTTGTTGATTTGGCTTTACAGGGTAAAATTTTTGAGTCAAGACCTGAGAAAGCTTCTTCAACAAATTTTTGCCGATGTTGCTGTTAGGCCTTCCGCCAATGATGGCATCCTCGGTGATATTGAAAAACTTACTATCTCCGGTGACGGTACTTGCATTAAAACCGGCGGAAGTCCTTTCGGTATTAGAACTTGTGATTGTGCTAATAAGGGTATATTTAATTGTGACTGCCATCGCAAGTTCTCTGACCCCGATGCTCGCTATGGTTGGGATAGTTATCATGAGACATGGTTTTATGGTTATTCTGGTTATTTTTTAGTGACATACAACGAAGAGCTTAAATCTGATATTCCGATTTATCTTCGCTTGGTTGAGGCTCCTCGTTATGATGGTGTTACTGCTATTATTGCTTTGTCTGAAGCAAGGGCTTTGTATCCTGATTTCGTTTTTGATAAATTTATTGGTGATTGTGCTCATGATAATTACCCTACTTATCATCTTCTTAATAAGTGGAATATTAAACCTGTAATTCCGCTTAATAAGAAGAATAAAAACAACAGCAAGTACCAAGGTACTATTAAAATCAATGAAAATGGTATTCCTGTCTGTATGGCAGGATTATCTATGGTTTACAATGGTTTTATGAAAGACCGTAACAGAATTAAATGGCGCTGTCCTTTTGCGACTGGTAAAGTTGATTCATGTAATTGTAAAGATAAGTGCTCCTCTTCTGATTATGGTAGAACCGTTTATACGAAGCCTTCATCTGATCCTCGCTTGTTTACCGTCATTCCACGTGGTTCTGATGAATGGAAAAGCGAGATGAAAAAGCGAACTTCTTCTGAGCGTGTTAACAAAAGGCTTCTTAATGACTATGAGTTGGAGCTATCTAAAACCAGAGGCAAAAAGCGTTGGTCTTTCTGGATTATGATACATTCTATTAATATCCATCTTGATGCTAGATTGAAAAAATCTAAGTTTGATTTTATTTCTATGCTTGATGGATTATTAGGTAGAGCAGCATAAATATTGAGATTCCATATACTGTTAATTTTTAAACCTATTTTATTAGGCTTTATTTCTTATACTCTTTTTTAAAATTGATTTTCATTATTTTACATTTTCTTTCCTCTTTTCAGTATTTTATCGCAAAGGCTTTGTTATTTTCTGTATCTAATTTCTAATTTATGCCATAGTATGACGCTGGAAATTAGTTTCCGAAATCACTCAAAAAATGAAATGTAATTCTTATTACATCCTTGTCTATTATATTATCGTTTTATGAACACGTGTTTACAAAACGATAACATAATGTTGCCTTTGCATAAGTCGACAAGTTTTTAATTATTTTTATGTTTTTTTAAATCGTCAGACATATTATAAATAAAATCAAGTAGCAGTTTAATAATTATTATTCATCGTTCTTTTACACAACCGTATGTACCGTTGCTAACTTCTCAAGGTTCAGCAATACATCGTTGTATGCGTTGTCATTTCAGAGTTCACTTTTAATGACTTGTCCTTGAGACCTTCCCGTGTAAGAACGATAACCTTCATAATCATATATCTTAAAGTTGACTGTATAGGGTTCGGATAGTGTTTGACTCCGTTTTGTATTGCAAATTCATCAGCCACAATTAGGCCTCTTATATGTTTCGTATTTTTCAGACTGAGATTTTGTCAACCGCTTCTTTCAGATTCCACCTCACGATTGAACACCCTTGCGGTTCAGCTAGCGGTTCATGTAGCCTTGCACGCATCGGACTTTTATGCCAAGTTATCTTCCATACCACGAGTATAATAAACACGTGTTTATATTTAACTAGCTTAATTTAGATTATATAATATATTTTTTTTATTGTCAATAATATTTTTTTATTATATACTCGTGTAATATAATTTCGAAATTACCAACATAACCATTTTAATAATGGCTGATTTATTCTTAGAAATAGTATCCATAAATCGTTTTATAACATTACTAATTTCCTTTCTAATTTTATAAAAAGTATTATATATGACAGTTTCCTTCAACCATTGTCCAAAATCATCTTTATTTTCTTGCCAGGATAGGCTTCCACAACCTTTCTTAAAAAGTCCAAAAATGATTGTGCATCCAACGTCTCAGTTTCGGAATATATAATATCCCCTGTAAAATAGTCAATGACTCCAAATATTCCGACTCCTATGTGATGCCCATATGTCTTAACAATTCTCTGACGCCCTTTTAAAAACCAAGTAGCTGTAATGGCTTGATAATCCCTGATTTTACATTCATCTTCGAAAAGAATTACTTCATCTCTTTTAATGTTTTTTTTATATCTTCAAACTTTTCCTCAAATTTTTTCTGCTCTTCTTCGTCTGCTTTCATCAAAACATATGTGGGCCTGGTATAGGTAAAACCCATCCGCTTCATCAATCGTCTAATGCTTGAGGCTTCAATATTAATATTATAAACATCTTTTACATATTGAGCGATAATTCTTGAATTCCAGTTTACATTCACAGCATACCCGATTTCACTTGGTGTCTTTAAAATTACTTCCTTT contains:
- a CDS encoding extracellular solute-binding protein; this translates as MDTSPITFDWYVNFSWFNAKWGEDAVSKYVTKKTGVNINFIVPAGNEQEKLNTMIASGQLPDFITLGWWEDAVKKMIEGQLVLPLNKLAEKYDIYFFKVADPEKLAWYKQDDRNVCKYPNASSSPKDFAKYKDLKPSNQTFVVRKDIYEAIGSPDMRTPEGFLNALKAAKEKFPTFDGQPLIPLGLHEFTDTGNYSLESYLQNFLAIPMVKDGKLYDRYTDPEYIRWLKTLRKASEMGLLSKDIFIDKDPQIKEKIAQGRYFAMLYQRSDFTQQEQALYSKDPNKIYIAVDGPANSKLDPPTLAGDSISGWTVTLISKNVKDPARAIRFLSYLVSEEGQRDLYLGIKGQTWDTIDGKDQFKPEVLNLLNKDRAQFDQKYGAAFKYWMLMDTNMMLQWVPPTAEPFKQLEDWTKGKTVSFAAFDE
- a CDS encoding transposase; this encodes MSQDLRKLLQQIFADVAVRPSANDGILGDIEKLTISGDGTCIKTGGSPFGIRTCDCANKGIFNCDCHRKFSDPDARYGWDSYHETWFYGYSGYFLVTYNEELKSDIPIYLRLVEAPRYDGVTAIIALSEARALYPDFVFDKFIGDCAHDNYPTYHLLNKWNIKPVIPLNKKNKNNSKYQGTIKINENGIPVCMAGLSMVYNGFMKDRNRIKWRCPFATGKVDSCNCKDKCSSSDYGRTVYTKPSSDPRLFTVIPRGSDEWKSEMKKRTSSERVNKRLLNDYELELSKTRGKKRWSFWIMIHSINIHLDARLKKSKFDFISMLDGLLGRAA
- a CDS encoding transposase; translated protein: MKRDEVILFEDECKIRDYQAITATWFLKGRQRIVKTYGHHIGVGIFGVIDYFTGDIIYSETETLDAQSFLDFLRKVVEAYPGKKIKMILDNG